The Caldicellulosiruptor changbaiensis genome has a segment encoding these proteins:
- a CDS encoding carbohydrate ABC transporter permease, translating to MKKREPIGYAYLAPALISMAVLSFFPIAMTVYYAFTNFNLNHMEDYKFVGFKNFVDIITGPFKEVFAPTFAWTFTFALVTVLINFAVGLLLAVLLNNKFMKETNIYRSILIIPWAIPGTIASLAWQGLLNEEYGAINMLLKTFRLDPIPWMTDPFWAKISIFIVNLWLSYPFMMNASLGALQSIPPELYEVAEIDGAGWFTKLFKITIPMIVPTALPILISSFAYAFNNFNVVYLVTGGGPARLDTQFAGHTDLLVSTTYKLTMQFYRYDLASAMSIIIFFIVGTISLINMKLTRAFEGGER from the coding sequence ATGAAAAAGCGCGAGCCAATAGGGTATGCGTATCTTGCGCCGGCTTTGATTTCCATGGCAGTGCTATCTTTCTTCCCCATTGCCATGACGGTGTATTATGCATTTACAAATTTCAATCTCAATCACATGGAAGACTACAAGTTTGTAGGGTTTAAAAACTTTGTCGATATCATAACAGGACCTTTCAAAGAGGTGTTTGCGCCAACATTTGCATGGACATTTACATTTGCACTTGTTACAGTTCTTATCAATTTTGCAGTGGGGCTTTTGCTTGCTGTGCTTCTTAACAACAAATTTATGAAAGAGACAAATATTTACAGGTCAATATTAATAATCCCATGGGCCATCCCAGGAACAATTGCTTCTTTGGCATGGCAGGGACTTTTGAATGAAGAGTATGGGGCTATAAATATGCTTTTAAAAACTTTTCGCCTTGATCCAATACCTTGGATGACAGACCCGTTTTGGGCAAAGATAAGCATATTTATTGTTAATCTGTGGCTTTCATACCCGTTTATGATGAATGCGTCACTTGGTGCTCTTCAGTCAATTCCACCAGAGCTTTACGAGGTTGCTGAGATAGACGGAGCTGGCTGGTTTACAAAGCTATTTAAAATTACAATACCTATGATTGTTCCAACAGCGCTTCCAATTTTGATTTCATCGTTTGCATATGCTTTCAACAACTTCAACGTTGTATACCTTGTGACAGGCGGCGGACCTGCAAGGCTTGACACTCAGTTTGCAGGGCACACAGACCTTCTTGTCTCAACAACATACAAGCTTACAATGCAGTTTTACAGGTACGACCTTGCCTCTGCGATGTCAATCATAATCTTCTTCATTGTGGGAACAATTTCGCTTATCAACATGAAGCTGACAAGAGCATTTGAGGGTGGTGAAAGATAA
- a CDS encoding sugar ABC transporter permease produces MVGREYMTKQDAIVLWISRVIIWIAIILSLLPTWFIIVASLSKGGAFFQSSFFPKEITFENYIELFRKKSSPSQTLPDFVMWVKNSLIVCFGVAFLQIFMTAPAAYAFSRINFVGRKNGLKALLILQMFPTFMAMPAIYGLLAKLNLLDNLFALILVLAGGSAFNIWLLKGNMDQIPYEIDEAAIIDGAGHFLIFTKIILPLTAPMLAVMFIWSFNGVFNEFLLSSLVLQSPENATVPIGLRNFINNQFSANWPMFSAASILASLPIVIIYMALQKQIQSGLAAGAVKG; encoded by the coding sequence ATGGTTGGAAGAGAGTATATGACAAAGCAGGATGCTATTGTTCTGTGGATATCAAGAGTGATTATTTGGATTGCGATAATACTGTCGCTGCTTCCTACATGGTTTATCATAGTTGCGTCGCTATCAAAAGGTGGGGCGTTCTTCCAGTCGTCGTTTTTCCCAAAAGAGATTACGTTTGAGAACTATATAGAACTTTTTAGGAAAAAGAGCAGTCCTTCTCAGACACTGCCTGACTTTGTGATGTGGGTCAAAAATAGCTTGATTGTGTGTTTTGGAGTTGCATTCTTACAGATTTTCATGACAGCCCCTGCAGCATATGCATTTTCAAGGATAAACTTTGTTGGAAGAAAAAACGGGCTTAAAGCACTTTTGATTTTGCAGATGTTCCCAACTTTCATGGCAATGCCTGCAATCTACGGTCTTTTGGCAAAACTCAATCTTCTTGACAATCTGTTTGCACTAATTCTGGTGCTTGCAGGCGGTTCTGCTTTTAACATCTGGCTTTTGAAAGGCAACATGGACCAGATACCATACGAGATTGATGAGGCGGCAATAATTGATGGCGCTGGGCATTTTCTGATTTTCACAAAGATTATCCTGCCTCTTACCGCTCCAATGCTTGCTGTGATGTTCATCTGGAGCTTTAACGGTGTGTTCAATGAGTTTTTGCTCTCAAGCTTAGTTTTGCAGTCGCCTGAAAATGCAACTGTGCCAATTGGACTTAGAAACTTTATAAACAACCAGTTTTCAGCTAACTGGCCTATGTTCTCAGCAGCATCAATATTGGCGTCACTGCCAATTGTGATTATATACATGGCGCTTCAAAAACAGATTCAGAGCGGTCTTGCAGCAGGTGCTGTCAAGGGTTAA
- the glgP gene encoding alpha-glucan family phosphorylase yields MKKLPTVAYFSMEFGLDSNFKIYAGGLGILAGDYLKAAKDLGYPVVGVGILWKQGYNKQIVTEEYGVIDAFPIYRYNFLKDTGVKVKVRIRNRDVYCKVWKVDNFENADLYLLDTDLPENADRWITGQLYGWFGEERVAQEMVLGIGGVRALKELGIKVDVYHFNEGHAVFAGLELVRYYMEEKGLSFEQALSKAREKIVFTTHTPVEAGNETHPLRLLMYMGANLNLTEEQLVHIGGAPFNMTVAALRLARISNAVSDLHRITANAMWAQVDRRSRIIGITNGVHVGTWADRRILESRHNPEKLWQTHTQIKRELLDFVEKRTGIKLREDVLTIGFARRAAPYKRSDLIFRDKEAADKMFKNDLQIIFAGKSHPLDDTGKEIVNNIIAMSKKYPGKVVFLEDYDMEIGKMLTRGCDIWLNNPRRPLEACGTSGMKAAMNGVLNVSTLDGWWPEACQHGINGWQIGDGFESKDEKEQDSHDLKSLVNVMQNEVIPTYYKNRDKWVKMMQNSIESTLEKFSAERMVKEYYEKMYIQKSHED; encoded by the coding sequence ATGAAGAAACTTCCTACAGTTGCGTATTTTAGCATGGAGTTCGGTCTTGATTCTAACTTCAAAATCTATGCAGGTGGGCTTGGTATTCTGGCAGGTGACTATTTAAAAGCTGCAAAGGATTTAGGATATCCTGTTGTAGGTGTTGGGATACTGTGGAAGCAAGGGTACAACAAGCAGATTGTTACAGAGGAATATGGTGTGATTGACGCTTTTCCTATCTACAGGTACAACTTTTTAAAGGACACAGGCGTGAAGGTCAAGGTAAGAATAAGAAACAGAGATGTGTACTGCAAGGTGTGGAAGGTTGATAATTTCGAAAACGCAGACCTTTACCTTCTTGACACTGACCTTCCTGAAAATGCAGACAGGTGGATTACAGGACAGCTGTATGGCTGGTTTGGTGAAGAGAGAGTTGCTCAAGAGATGGTTTTAGGAATAGGCGGTGTGAGGGCTTTAAAAGAGCTTGGTATCAAGGTTGATGTTTATCATTTCAACGAAGGGCATGCTGTATTTGCTGGACTTGAGCTTGTGAGATATTACATGGAGGAAAAAGGTCTTTCGTTTGAACAGGCACTATCTAAAGCAAGAGAAAAGATTGTGTTTACAACACACACACCTGTTGAAGCAGGAAATGAAACACATCCTTTAAGACTTCTTATGTACATGGGAGCAAACTTGAATCTTACAGAAGAGCAGCTTGTTCATATTGGCGGTGCTCCTTTTAATATGACAGTTGCAGCGCTAAGACTTGCTCGCATTTCAAATGCTGTGTCTGACCTGCACAGAATCACAGCAAATGCTATGTGGGCTCAAGTTGATAGAAGAAGCAGAATAATTGGTATCACAAACGGTGTTCATGTTGGAACATGGGCAGACAGAAGAATATTAGAATCAAGACACAATCCTGAAAAGCTTTGGCAGACACATACTCAAATAAAACGTGAGCTTTTGGATTTTGTTGAAAAAAGGACGGGTATTAAATTAAGAGAGGATGTTTTAACAATAGGGTTTGCAAGAAGGGCAGCTCCATATAAGCGAAGCGACCTTATTTTCAGAGACAAAGAAGCGGCTGACAAGATGTTCAAAAACGATCTTCAAATAATCTTTGCAGGCAAAAGCCACCCACTTGATGATACCGGCAAAGAGATTGTCAACAACATCATTGCAATGTCCAAAAAGTATCCCGGCAAGGTTGTGTTCTTGGAAGACTATGACATGGAAATTGGCAAGATGCTAACCCGCGGATGCGATATTTGGCTGAACAACCCACGAAGACCTTTAGAAGCGTGCGGAACCTCGGGAATGAAAGCTGCAATGAACGGTGTTTTGAACGTCTCAACCTTAGATGGATGGTGGCCTGAGGCGTGCCAGCATGGAATTAATGGGTGGCAGATTGGCGATGGGTTTGAGTCAAAAGACGAAAAAGAGCAAGATAGTCACGACCTTAAGAGTTTAGTTAATGTCATGCAAAACGAGGTAATACCAACGTACTACAAAAACAGGGATAAATGGGTAAAGATGATGCAAAATAGCATTGAATCTACACTTGAAAAGTTCTCGGCAGAGAGGATGGTAAAGGAGTACTACGAGAAGATGTACATTCAAAAATCCCACGAGGATTGA
- a CDS encoding LacI family DNA-binding transcriptional regulator yields MATIKEIAKEANVSPSTVSRVLAGSSKISPETTKRVLEAIKKLGYVPNANAKGLVVKKSFTVGVFVPREPENAFLNSFFDQVITSICAVVNNFEYDILLAISNPEKERELLKRLVESKKVDGFVLLSSREKDPAIEYLKSIDFKFVVIGRPSGFENSVNWVDNDNQKAGFDATEYLIRLGHKKIAFMGGPSDLVVTVDRFSGYKKALEKYGIQPRSSYIKFANYYKKSYREKAYEILNQEDRPTAIVCMDDLIAIEVFKVAESLNLKVGKDLSVISFNNSNVSEICQPPLTTVDINILHLGRLAAEVLMMDLSESTKTYRRIIVPHQIVERDSCSKLQML; encoded by the coding sequence ATGGCAACAATAAAAGAGATAGCAAAAGAAGCCAATGTTTCACCATCAACTGTTTCACGGGTTCTTGCTGGCAGCAGCAAAATCAGCCCTGAGACAACCAAGCGGGTTCTTGAGGCAATAAAAAAGCTTGGTTATGTTCCAAACGCAAATGCAAAGGGGCTGGTTGTAAAAAAGTCTTTCACGGTTGGTGTATTTGTGCCGCGAGAACCCGAGAATGCCTTTTTAAATTCTTTTTTTGACCAGGTGATAACAAGCATATGTGCAGTTGTTAACAACTTTGAGTATGATATTCTGCTTGCAATCTCAAACCCTGAAAAGGAAAGAGAACTTTTGAAAAGACTTGTTGAGAGCAAAAAGGTTGACGGGTTTGTGCTCCTTTCATCGAGGGAAAAGGACCCTGCTATTGAGTATTTAAAAAGCATTGACTTTAAGTTTGTTGTGATTGGAAGACCAAGTGGCTTTGAAAACAGTGTAAACTGGGTAGACAATGACAATCAAAAAGCAGGGTTTGATGCCACCGAGTACCTCATAAGGCTGGGACACAAGAAAATTGCGTTCATGGGTGGACCCAGTGATTTGGTGGTCACAGTCGACAGGTTTTCAGGCTATAAGAAAGCTCTTGAAAAATATGGTATACAACCAAGAAGTTCCTATATAAAATTTGCAAACTATTACAAGAAAAGCTACAGAGAAAAGGCGTATGAGATTTTAAATCAAGAGGACAGGCCCACCGCTATCGTGTGCATGGACGATCTGATTGCCATTGAGGTTTTCAAAGTTGCTGAAAGTCTCAATCTTAAGGTGGGAAAAGACCTTTCAGTGATTTCTTTCAACAACTCAAATGTAAGTGAAATATGTCAGCCGCCTCTTACAACTGTTGACATCAACATTCTTCACCTTGGTAGACTTGCTGCCGAAGTGCTGATGATGGATCTTAGCGAGTCAACCAAGACGTACAGAAGAATAATAGTTCCACATCAGATTGTTGAAAGAGACTCGTGCAGCAAACTTCAAATGTTATAA
- a CDS encoding sugar ABC transporter substrate-binding protein: MKNLKRILTVALIIVFAVVALIPLSGVFATSKKQLVVWSHLTQDEVKALQPIADKWGKANGYTVKVITDQGSFQSFQTAAMSGKGPDIMFGIPHDNLGAFWKAKLLEAVPANLIDKKNFVSTALDACSFDGKLYALPIAMETYALFYNTSKVKEAPKTMSQLITLAKKYGFMYDVNNFYFSFAFIAQNGGYVFKNKGGSLDPNDIGLATNGAIKGLSLIRDFVLTYKFMPKDIRGDIAKGNFQNGKIAFYISGPWDVQDFIKAKVPFAVAPLPKTDDGKPTPSFVGVQAAFVSAKSKNKDAAFKLMKYLVENSALTLFKVGHRIPVLNKVLASSEVKADKIMSAFAEQAKVGIPMPNIPEMSAVWTPAGNALSLITTGKATPKQAADAMVKQIKQGIAQMQ, encoded by the coding sequence ATGAAAAATCTAAAAAGAATTTTAACCGTAGCGCTTATAATTGTTTTTGCGGTTGTGGCGCTGATACCACTGAGCGGAGTATTTGCGACATCCAAAAAACAGCTTGTTGTCTGGTCACATCTTACTCAGGATGAGGTAAAAGCTTTGCAACCAATTGCAGATAAGTGGGGAAAAGCAAATGGATACACTGTAAAAGTCATCACTGACCAAGGTTCATTCCAGAGCTTCCAGACAGCTGCAATGAGCGGAAAAGGCCCAGACATCATGTTTGGTATTCCACATGACAATCTCGGTGCTTTCTGGAAAGCAAAGCTTTTAGAAGCAGTCCCAGCAAATCTCATTGACAAGAAAAACTTTGTATCAACTGCGCTTGATGCATGTTCGTTTGATGGCAAGCTCTATGCTCTTCCAATTGCTATGGAGACATATGCGCTTTTCTACAACACATCAAAGGTAAAAGAGGCTCCAAAGACAATGAGCCAACTCATCACATTGGCTAAGAAATATGGGTTTATGTACGATGTTAACAACTTCTATTTCAGCTTTGCGTTCATCGCTCAAAACGGTGGATATGTGTTCAAGAACAAGGGTGGTTCCCTTGATCCAAACGATATCGGACTTGCAACAAATGGTGCAATAAAAGGACTTTCATTGATAAGAGATTTTGTTTTGACATACAAGTTCATGCCAAAGGACATCAGGGGTGATATTGCAAAGGGTAACTTCCAGAATGGAAAGATTGCATTTTACATCAGCGGTCCATGGGATGTTCAAGACTTTATAAAAGCAAAAGTGCCATTTGCAGTAGCACCACTACCAAAGACAGATGATGGAAAACCAACACCATCGTTTGTTGGTGTTCAGGCAGCATTCGTTTCAGCAAAGTCCAAAAACAAAGATGCAGCTTTCAAGCTTATGAAATATCTTGTTGAAAACTCTGCTCTAACACTGTTCAAAGTTGGTCACAGAATACCTGTTTTGAACAAGGTGCTTGCAAGTAGCGAGGTCAAGGCAGACAAAATCATGAGCGCATTTGCAGAACAGGCAAAAGTGGGAATACCTATGCCAAATATCCCAGAGATGTCTGCTGTTTGGACGCCAGCCGGCAATGCACTCTCACTTATCACAACAGGCAAGGCAACACCAAAGCAGGCAGCAGATGCTATGGTAAAACAGATCAAGCAGGGTATTGCTCAGATGCAATAA